One Cervus canadensis isolate Bull #8, Minnesota chromosome 1, ASM1932006v1, whole genome shotgun sequence genomic window carries:
- the CCDC116 gene encoding coiled-coil domain-containing protein 116 isoform X2 — MARCRHHSGYLADDEAGHPTYVARVLESLQTVVEEATERMATVKTEAGVPLVEVQDPAEEPRGGRRARARPSLSTLRRHRARPGLCVGRPNNYPSRSSSMSDSRSSCTAANWPGCHSGDSHLGARGLGRLPPVTDQLLLEKSLRRLVQLESRGRGLGQASSHGDSQLWDSLDSQSSSHWTVEQPLSWFSGPLGSSWDTHESSEPGPMERELGLLRRQLNKEMRSLLSQPASFELPGYSALREPHRTLDFLAEHHLFPALQNVVNRAVEKLSGARRRDGGPLFPSEWETARESGSKMATPTDGEALYESPPSTASSPRTEQTKSKYQGRGKAQEGGTPVPSPQVATRFRLEVTATEEPRVSTSLPRHEGLDPDPRSPDYKFSKKLLPSILSKSSTVSQLSDPWHEELVNYLKDQAVSLLIHKYSFEKNLTDQLGFISFPVTEALMDLFLGFKKVEGSRIRLSSTVDWHCFLRRLEEGKSSRRSSRLAFRAPSRLTSQHSTPRKGSGNPATPSEASVRGRRIQDKPTGSSRLDRRPQGSRPHRPQERSRPLKAKRFLSPTNASVASHPSEQRVDMEDQQSIEEEDKEEEEEEQEEEEQEEEEEEEDFFGDEGQPQSSQEPPGEATISSPVAGSRAGPSDPP, encoded by the exons ATGGCCCGCTGCCGCCACCATTCGGGCTACCTGGCGGACGATGAGGCCGGCCACCCTACCTACGTGGCCCGG GTGCTGGAAAGCCTGCAGACGGTGGTGGAGGAGGCAACGGAGCGCATGGCCACCGTGAAGACCGAGGCGGGGGTGCCGCTGGTGGAAGTGCAGGACCCCGCGGAGGAGCCGAGGGGCGGGCGCCGGGCGCGGGCCCGGCCCAGCCTCAGCACCCTGCGCCGGCACCGCGCCCGGCCCGGTCTCTGCGTGGGGCGCCCCAACAATTACCCCTCCCGCTCCAGCTCCATGTCCGACTCCCGCAGCAGCTGCACGGCCGCCAACTGGCCGGGCTGCCACAGCGGGGACAGCCACCTGGGCGCCCGGGGCCTGGGCCGACTGCCGCCCGTGACAGACCAACTCCTGCTGGAGAAGAGCCTCAGACGGCTGGTGCAGCTGGAGAGCCGAGGG AGAGGCCTGGGGCAGGCCTCCTCCCACGGGGACTCGCAGCTGTGGGACTCACTGGACAGCCAGAGCAGCAGCCACTGGACCGTGGAGCAGCCCCTGTCGTGGTTCTCAGGCCCGCTGGGCTCGAGCTGGGACACGCACGAGTCGTCAGAGCCGGGGCCCATGGAGCGCGAGCTGGGCCTCCTCAGGCGGCAGCTGAACAAGGAGATGAGATCCCTGCTGAGCCAGCCGGCGTCGTTTGAGCTGCCCGGCTACTCTGCGCTCCGCGAGCCCCATCGGACCCTGGACTTCCTGGCCGAGCACCACCTCTTCCCCGCCCTGCAGAACGTGGTCAACCGGGCCGTGGAGAAGCTCAGCGGCGCTCGCCGCCGTGACGGCGGCCCGCTCTTCCCGTCGGAATGGGAGACGGCCCGGGAGTCCGGCTCCAAGATGGCCACGCCCACGGACGGGGAGGCGCTCTACGAGTCGCCGCCCAGCACGGCCTCCAGCCCCCGGACCGAGCAAACGAAGAGCAAGTACCAGGGTCGCGGCAAGGCCCAGGAAGGGGGCACTCCCGTGCCTAGCCCTCAAGTGGCCACCAGGTTCCGGCTTGAAGTGACAGCCACGGAAGAGCCCCGGGTTTCAACATCCCTACCCAGGCACGAGGGGCTGGACCCGGACCCCAGG AGCCCCGACTACAAGTTCAGCAAGAAGCTGCTGCCCTCCATCCTGTCCAAGTCCAGCACCGTGTCCCAGCTCTCCGACCCCTGGCATGAGGAACTTGTCAACTACCTGAAGGATCAGGCTGTGTCCCTGCTCATCCACAAGTACAGCTTTGAGAAGAACCTCACTGACCAGCTGGGCTTCATCTCCTTCCCAGTCACCGAGGCGCTCATGGACCTCTTCCTGGGCTTCAAGAAGGTGGAGGGCTCACGCATCCGCCTGTCCTCCACAGTCGACTGGCACTGCTTTCTGCGCAGGCTGGAGGAGGGCAAGTCCAGCCGGCGCTCATCCCGGCTGGCGTTCCGGGCCCCCTCCCGACTGACCTCCCAGCACAGCACCCCCCGGAAAGGCTCGGGGAACCCCGCCACGCCCTCCGAGGCCTCCGTCAGGGGCCGCAGGATCCAGGACAAGCCCACAGGGTCCTCCCGCCTTGACAGGAGACCCCAGGGCTCCCGGCCACACCGCCCGCAGGAGCGCTCCAGGCCCCTGAAGGCCAAGCGATTCCTGTCCCCCACCAACGCCAGCGTGGCCTCCCATCCATCCGAGCAGAGAGTGGATATGGAGGACCAGCAGAGCATTGAGGAGGAAgacaaagaggaggaggaggaggagcaggaggaggaggagcaggaggaggaggaggaggaggaagacttcTTTGGAGATGAGGGCCAGCCCCAGAGCTCCCAGGAGCCTCCAGGGGAGGCTACAATCAGCTCCCCCGTGGCAGGCTCCAGGGCAGGCCCCAGTGACCCCCCGTGA
- the SDF2L1 gene encoding stromal cell-derived factor 2-like protein 1: protein MWSAGRGRAAGPALLGVLLALSLPGGRAAKTDAGPVTCGSVLKLLNTQHRVRLHSHDIKYGSGSGQQSVTGVEASDDANSYWRIRGGTEGGCPRGYPVRCGQAVRLTHVLTGKNLHTHHFRSPLSNNQEVSAFGEDGEGDDLDLWTVRCSGQHWEREAAVRFQHVGTSVFLSVTGEQYGSPIRGQHEVHGMASASAHNKWKAMEGIFIKPSPEASGGHDEL, encoded by the exons ATGTGGAGCGCGGGCCGCGGTCGAGCTGCGGGCCCGGCGCTGCTGGGGGTACTGCTAGCCCTCTCGCTGCCGGGGGGCCGTGCCGCCAAGACCGACGCGGGGCCCGTGACCTGCGGGTCGGTGCTGAAGCTGCTCAACACGCAGCACCGGGTGCGCCTGCACTCGCACGACATCAAATACGGATCCG GCAGCGGCCAGCAGTCGGTGACCGGCGTGGAGGCGTCCGACGACGCCAACAGCTACTGGCGGATCCGCGGCGGCACGGAGGGCGGGTGTCCGCGCGGGTACCCGGTGCGCTGCGGGCAAGCGGTGCGGCTGACGCACGTGCTTACCGGCAAGAACCTGCACACGCACCACTTCCGGTCGCCGCTGTCCAACAACCAG GAGGTGAGCGCCTTTGGGGAGGACGGCGAGGGGGACGACCTGGACCTGTGGACCGTGCGCTGCTCAGGGCAGCACTGGGAGCGGGAGGCCGCCGTGCGCTTCCAGCACGTGGGCACCTCCGTGTTCCTGTCGGTCACTGGCGAGCAGTACGGGAGCCCAATCCGGGGGCAGCACGAGGTGCACGGCATGGCCAGCGCCAGCGCCCACAACAAGTGGAAGGCCATGGAAGGCATCTTCATCAAGCCCAGCCCGGAGGCCTCTGGGGGCCACGATGAGCTCTGA
- the CCDC116 gene encoding coiled-coil domain-containing protein 116 isoform X1 gives MARCRHHSGYLADDEAGHPTYVARVQPPKKSLFSEMGHASKPGHRPHPPPSHDPSRSSGRRRNPKGPRPFTSFLDFLVEGQVLESLQTVVEEATERMATVKTEAGVPLVEVQDPAEEPRGGRRARARPSLSTLRRHRARPGLCVGRPNNYPSRSSSMSDSRSSCTAANWPGCHSGDSHLGARGLGRLPPVTDQLLLEKSLRRLVQLESRGRGLGQASSHGDSQLWDSLDSQSSSHWTVEQPLSWFSGPLGSSWDTHESSEPGPMERELGLLRRQLNKEMRSLLSQPASFELPGYSALREPHRTLDFLAEHHLFPALQNVVNRAVEKLSGARRRDGGPLFPSEWETARESGSKMATPTDGEALYESPPSTASSPRTEQTKSKYQGRGKAQEGGTPVPSPQVATRFRLEVTATEEPRVSTSLPRHEGLDPDPRSPDYKFSKKLLPSILSKSSTVSQLSDPWHEELVNYLKDQAVSLLIHKYSFEKNLTDQLGFISFPVTEALMDLFLGFKKVEGSRIRLSSTVDWHCFLRRLEEGKSSRRSSRLAFRAPSRLTSQHSTPRKGSGNPATPSEASVRGRRIQDKPTGSSRLDRRPQGSRPHRPQERSRPLKAKRFLSPTNASVASHPSEQRVDMEDQQSIEEEDKEEEEEEQEEEEQEEEEEEEDFFGDEGQPQSSQEPPGEATISSPVAGSRAGPSDPP, from the exons ATGGCCCGCTGCCGCCACCATTCGGGCTACCTGGCGGACGATGAGGCCGGCCACCCTACCTACGTGGCCCGG GTGCAGCCACCTAAGAAGTCACTGTTCTCCGAAATGGGCCACGCCTCCAAGCCGGGCCACAGGCCACACCCGCCTCCCTCGCATGACCCCTCACGTAGTTCAGGCCGCCGCAGAAACCCTAAGGGCCCTCGACCCTTTACGAGCTTCCTGGATTTCCTTGTCGAGGGTCAGGTGCTGGAAAGCCTGCAGACGGTGGTGGAGGAGGCAACGGAGCGCATGGCCACCGTGAAGACCGAGGCGGGGGTGCCGCTGGTGGAAGTGCAGGACCCCGCGGAGGAGCCGAGGGGCGGGCGCCGGGCGCGGGCCCGGCCCAGCCTCAGCACCCTGCGCCGGCACCGCGCCCGGCCCGGTCTCTGCGTGGGGCGCCCCAACAATTACCCCTCCCGCTCCAGCTCCATGTCCGACTCCCGCAGCAGCTGCACGGCCGCCAACTGGCCGGGCTGCCACAGCGGGGACAGCCACCTGGGCGCCCGGGGCCTGGGCCGACTGCCGCCCGTGACAGACCAACTCCTGCTGGAGAAGAGCCTCAGACGGCTGGTGCAGCTGGAGAGCCGAGGG AGAGGCCTGGGGCAGGCCTCCTCCCACGGGGACTCGCAGCTGTGGGACTCACTGGACAGCCAGAGCAGCAGCCACTGGACCGTGGAGCAGCCCCTGTCGTGGTTCTCAGGCCCGCTGGGCTCGAGCTGGGACACGCACGAGTCGTCAGAGCCGGGGCCCATGGAGCGCGAGCTGGGCCTCCTCAGGCGGCAGCTGAACAAGGAGATGAGATCCCTGCTGAGCCAGCCGGCGTCGTTTGAGCTGCCCGGCTACTCTGCGCTCCGCGAGCCCCATCGGACCCTGGACTTCCTGGCCGAGCACCACCTCTTCCCCGCCCTGCAGAACGTGGTCAACCGGGCCGTGGAGAAGCTCAGCGGCGCTCGCCGCCGTGACGGCGGCCCGCTCTTCCCGTCGGAATGGGAGACGGCCCGGGAGTCCGGCTCCAAGATGGCCACGCCCACGGACGGGGAGGCGCTCTACGAGTCGCCGCCCAGCACGGCCTCCAGCCCCCGGACCGAGCAAACGAAGAGCAAGTACCAGGGTCGCGGCAAGGCCCAGGAAGGGGGCACTCCCGTGCCTAGCCCTCAAGTGGCCACCAGGTTCCGGCTTGAAGTGACAGCCACGGAAGAGCCCCGGGTTTCAACATCCCTACCCAGGCACGAGGGGCTGGACCCGGACCCCAGG AGCCCCGACTACAAGTTCAGCAAGAAGCTGCTGCCCTCCATCCTGTCCAAGTCCAGCACCGTGTCCCAGCTCTCCGACCCCTGGCATGAGGAACTTGTCAACTACCTGAAGGATCAGGCTGTGTCCCTGCTCATCCACAAGTACAGCTTTGAGAAGAACCTCACTGACCAGCTGGGCTTCATCTCCTTCCCAGTCACCGAGGCGCTCATGGACCTCTTCCTGGGCTTCAAGAAGGTGGAGGGCTCACGCATCCGCCTGTCCTCCACAGTCGACTGGCACTGCTTTCTGCGCAGGCTGGAGGAGGGCAAGTCCAGCCGGCGCTCATCCCGGCTGGCGTTCCGGGCCCCCTCCCGACTGACCTCCCAGCACAGCACCCCCCGGAAAGGCTCGGGGAACCCCGCCACGCCCTCCGAGGCCTCCGTCAGGGGCCGCAGGATCCAGGACAAGCCCACAGGGTCCTCCCGCCTTGACAGGAGACCCCAGGGCTCCCGGCCACACCGCCCGCAGGAGCGCTCCAGGCCCCTGAAGGCCAAGCGATTCCTGTCCCCCACCAACGCCAGCGTGGCCTCCCATCCATCCGAGCAGAGAGTGGATATGGAGGACCAGCAGAGCATTGAGGAGGAAgacaaagaggaggaggaggaggagcaggaggaggaggagcaggaggaggaggaggaggaggaagacttcTTTGGAGATGAGGGCCAGCCCCAGAGCTCCCAGGAGCCTCCAGGGGAGGCTACAATCAGCTCCCCCGTGGCAGGCTCCAGGGCAGGCCCCAGTGACCCCCCGTGA